The Panicum hallii strain FIL2 chromosome 9, PHallii_v3.1, whole genome shotgun sequence genome has a window encoding:
- the LOC112873719 gene encoding probable carboxylesterase 8 produces MDPYKYLKIRFNPDGSLYRYGEAPLLPAAPAGEPVAVAAEGREDGEQGPRRIVVHSNDVPLSEAAGTGLRLFVPSGGHARLPLVLYFHGGGYVLFRAASEPFHNTCTALAAAAPAVVASVDYRLAPEHRLPAAFEDAADAVLWARPHAAAGRPVFVMGSHNGASIAFRAALAAADAGVELRGVILNQPHLGGAARTPAEAASVDDRVLPLPANDLLWELALPVGADRDHEYCNPEPMLARVGAARLRRLPPCLVLGRRKDPPRDRTRTLANALQKAGVAVEARLDGAGYHAMELFKPNCAAEFTAQVADFVRRHSAAGAGDVVGASKL; encoded by the coding sequence ATGGACCCGTACAAGTACCTCAAGATCCGGTTCAACCCCGACGGCTCGCTGTACCGGTACGGGGAGGCGCCGCTCctcccggcggcgccggcgggggagCCCGTGGCGGtcgcggcggaggggcgcgagGACGGCGAGCAGGGGCCGCGCCGCATTGTGGTCCACTCCAACGACGTCCCGCTCAGCGAGGCCGCCGGCACGGGCCTCCGCCTCTTCGTGCCGTCCGGCGGACACGCCCGGCTGCCGCTGGTCCTCTACTTCCACGGCGGCGGGTACGTCCTCTTCCGCGCGGCCTCCGAGCCGTTCCACAACACCTGCACggcgctcgccgccgcagccccgGCGGTCGTCGCGTCCGTCGACTACCGCCTGGCGCCCGAGCACCGCCTCCCAGCCGCGTTCGAGGACGCCGCCGACGCGGTGCTGTGGGCGCGCCCGCAcgcggccgccggccggccggtgttCGTGATGGGCAGCCACAACGGGGCCAGCATCGCGTTccgcgcggcgctggcggcggcggacgccGGCGTGGAGCTGCGCGGGGTGATCCTGAACCAGCCGCacctcggcggcgcggcgcggacgCCCGCGGAGGCGGCCTCGGTGGACGACCGCGTGCTGCCGCTTCCGGCCAACGACCTGCTCTGGGAGCTCGCGCTGCCCGTGGGCGCCGACCGGGACCACGAGTACTGCAACCCGGAGCCCATGCTCGCCCGCGTCGGCGCGGCGCGACTGCGGAGGCTCCCGCCCTGCCTGGTGCTCGGCCGGCGCAAGGACCCGCCGCGGGACCGGACGAGGACGCTGGCCAACGCGCTGCAGAAGGCCGGCGTCGCCGTGGAAGCGAGGCTCGACGGCGCCGGGTACCACGCCATGGAGCTGTTCAAGCCCAACTGCGCCGCGGAGTTCACCGCGCAGGTGGCCGACTTCGTCCGCCGCcactccgccgccggcgccggcgacgtgGTTGGTGCAAGCAAGCTGTGA